One Flavobacterium sp. 90 DNA segment encodes these proteins:
- a CDS encoding porin family protein, whose protein sequence is MKKGLLLLLALLCFAPAHSQVLISLIFGDKLNSPFLEFGLEGGVNFSTISNLDTSGTEPGFNLGFYFDIRSHKNPAWMINTGVIVKSPMGAHGLPVYSLNDATLDNTFANGSVNREIRYFNVPILIKYQFKNGIYFKTGPQFGLLAKAFDEFKQEYDKDDVVYKKNIRDQIRVIDAGVALGAGYHMNVGNGLNFTVQYYYGLVPVMKGDGPNVYNRSLYVTAGIPIGKGKAAQKRAEKEAELNKIVLPSDEAPQPKK, encoded by the coding sequence ATGAAAAAAGGTTTATTATTGCTTCTTGCACTGCTTTGCTTTGCTCCTGCTCATTCGCAAGTTTTAATTTCCTTGATTTTTGGAGATAAACTGAATTCACCATTTTTAGAATTTGGTTTAGAAGGTGGTGTAAACTTCTCTACGATTTCTAATCTCGATACTTCCGGAACAGAACCGGGATTTAATCTTGGTTTTTATTTTGATATTCGTTCTCATAAAAATCCCGCATGGATGATTAACACCGGAGTTATTGTAAAATCACCGATGGGCGCGCATGGTTTACCTGTATATTCGTTAAACGATGCAACTCTTGATAATACCTTTGCCAACGGAAGTGTCAATCGTGAAATACGTTATTTTAATGTACCAATATTGATTAAATATCAATTCAAAAACGGAATTTACTTTAAAACCGGACCTCAATTTGGTTTATTGGCCAAAGCTTTTGATGAATTCAAGCAAGAATATGATAAAGATGATGTTGTTTATAAAAAAAATATCAGAGATCAGATTCGTGTCATAGATGCCGGAGTGGCTCTAGGCGCGGGTTATCATATGAATGTTGGGAACGGTTTGAATTTTACGGTTCAATATTACTACGGTTTGGTTCCTGTAATGAAAGGTGACGGTCCAAATGTTTACAACAGATCTTTGTATGTAACAGCGGGAATCCCAATTGGTAAAGGAAAAGCAGCGCAAAAAAGAGCTGAAAAAGAAGCTGAACTCAACAAAATAGTTCTGCCATCAGATGAAGCTCCTCAACCTAAAAAGTAA
- a CDS encoding chemotaxis protein CheB: MEESKIISGCKVVIIGGSAGSLSALMQILPELPQLNDFAIVIVVHRKSTDDQTLEDLIALKAKVAVKPVEDKVPFVTRFIYVAPSNYHLLFEKNETLSLDTSEKVNYSRPSIDVSFESAAEVYGKALVGILLSGSNTDGTAGLKRIKASGGTIVVQNPLSAEMPFMPNNAIEKTTPDFILNNEELLEFILSINT, encoded by the coding sequence ATGGAGGAAAGTAAAATAATATCAGGCTGTAAAGTTGTAATTATAGGTGGATCTGCAGGAAGTTTAAGCGCTTTAATGCAAATTCTACCGGAATTGCCCCAATTAAATGATTTTGCGATTGTAATTGTAGTTCATAGAAAAAGTACTGATGATCAGACGCTCGAAGATCTTATCGCTTTAAAAGCAAAAGTTGCCGTGAAACCCGTTGAAGATAAAGTGCCGTTTGTAACCAGATTTATTTATGTTGCACCGTCAAATTATCATTTACTGTTCGAAAAAAATGAAACACTTTCTTTGGACACTTCAGAAAAAGTAAACTATAGTCGGCCAAGTATTGATGTCTCGTTTGAATCAGCGGCAGAAGTTTATGGAAAAGCTTTAGTCGGGATTTTATTATCAGGTTCAAATACAGATGGAACTGCTGGTTTAAAAAGAATAAAAGCTTCGGGAGGAACTATTGTAGTTCAGAACCCACTTTCTGCCGAAATGCCTTTTATGCCCAATAATGCAATTGAAAAGACTACTCCTGACTTTATTTTAAATAATGAAGAATTATTGGAATTCATCCTTTCAATCAATACTTAG
- a CDS encoding protein-glutamate O-methyltransferase CheR: MIEDIELETLINDVYEYYGFDFGNYSRASLKRRVTRVIQLDGFKHFHEFLSKVRSDPEYYKRMVDEITVNVTEMFRDPAFYAVVRNEILPLLGTKPFIRLWHAGCSTGEEVYSMAIMLKEAGLLHKSIIYATDINATVLETAKKGIFPLRMMKEYSENYRAAGGQEDFSSYYIANYGIAKFNEELAEKMVFSQHNLVSDNSFNEFDMILCRNVLIYFDNELQKRVINLFDESLAVLGFLALGTKETIKYSIAPGKYKQLDKDKIWRKVK; encoded by the coding sequence ATGATTGAGGATATCGAGTTAGAAACGCTTATTAATGACGTTTACGAATATTATGGTTTTGACTTTGGAAACTATTCCAGAGCTTCATTAAAAAGGCGTGTTACCAGAGTAATTCAGTTAGATGGCTTTAAGCATTTTCATGAATTTCTTTCAAAAGTTCGGTCAGATCCTGAATATTATAAAAGAATGGTAGACGAAATCACGGTTAATGTGACCGAGATGTTTCGCGATCCTGCTTTTTATGCTGTTGTTCGCAATGAAATTTTACCTTTATTAGGTACAAAACCTTTTATAAGATTATGGCATGCAGGCTGTTCTACAGGTGAAGAAGTTTATTCGATGGCAATTATGCTCAAAGAAGCCGGTTTACTTCACAAATCCATAATTTATGCAACTGATATAAATGCAACTGTATTAGAAACGGCCAAAAAAGGTATTTTTCCTTTAAGAATGATGAAAGAATACTCAGAGAACTATCGTGCTGCGGGCGGACAAGAAGATTTTTCGAGTTACTATATTGCTAATTATGGTATTGCCAAGTTTAATGAAGAACTTGCCGAAAAGATGGTTTTCTCTCAGCATAATTTAGTTTCAGATAATTCATTCAATGAGTTTGATATGATTTTATGCCGTAATGTTTTAATTTATTTTGATAATGAGCTCCAAAAAAGAGTCATTAATTTATTCGATGAAAGTTTGGCTGTTTTAGGATTTTTGGCTCTTGGAACCAAGGAAACTATAAAATATTCTATTGCTCCTGGTAAATACAAACAGCTCGATAAAGATAAAATATGGAGGAAAGTAAAATAA
- a CDS encoding response regulator, whose translation MNKKRLLIIDDDSRNIFALENTLRAKSFDCLSCLSAEEALKLLESDEIIDGVLIDMMMPDMDGYDAIPLIKKIPSRESTFIVAVTAQAMVGDKEKCLEAGADEYISKPVDVDKLLLILGKI comes from the coding sequence ATGAATAAAAAAAGACTCTTAATTATTGATGATGATTCTAGAAATATATTTGCTTTAGAAAACACTTTACGTGCAAAATCATTCGATTGTTTGTCTTGTTTAAGTGCCGAAGAAGCTTTGAAATTATTAGAATCTGATGAAATCATAGACGGTGTTTTAATTGATATGATGATGCCTGATATGGATGGTTATGACGCTATTCCGTTAATAAAAAAGATTCCGTCAAGAGAATCTACTTTTATTGTTGCAGTAACCGCGCAGGCAATGGTTGGTGATAAAGAAAAATGTCTGGAAGCGGGAGCAGACGAATATATTTCGAAACCGGTTGATGTAGATAAATTATTGCTTATTTTGGGTAAAATTTGA
- a CDS encoding response regulator, with protein sequence MKSNFKRNLLISSLVSLLVLMISSTASFFSIKSLLNSNFWVNHTQEVIYNLNEGSAIITEAQTSMRGYLITGDEQFVERYNDAEVKSSAYFEKVTELTVDNPSQQNELKELRQLRANFFKYLNNQIVKKRLGKDNVVFDLNEGRNMMNDLRANIRRIESTEQSLLKERNENSERYGTYSIILIVVAFIIAFLISIVFLIRILKDFNERALLQNELQKKDRETQERIDVISTIASNISSGNYDIRVDDTKSDALGSVGESLNNMGVSLKSSFDLLSQKEWLQTGIANLNNVMLGDKTMQKLSKDVIEFVCQYTNSSAGVLYILEDNELFVSGGYSYIPSKNRERIQKGEGLIGQAITSGKILELKTLSPDDIQINYALGQIKPTHIVAVPLFDNRIEGAIELASIYGFSDLHLEFLKTVSNNIGIAIKSTQNRKRVMELLEETKSQSEELQVQHSELEAINAELEAQTEKLQASEEELRVQQEELEQTNEELSERSVLLEEKNNEIQKKSEALELTTRYKSEFLANMSHELRTPLNSILLLSRLLSENNNKSMVDEEIEFAKVIQSSGNSLLGLIDEILDLSKIEAGKMELEFLDVSTKEITDALWNLFNQVAKEKGITFEIISKDAPIVIKTDKMRLEQILKNLISNAIKFTEKGTVSLEIKINTDDDKIICFIVKDTGIGIPLDKQPLVFEAFQQADGSTKRKYGGTGLGLSISRELAKLLRGEIILHSKVKEGSTFTLCLPVYGTAISKLNIDKIPPTEFAEVETEEKTETKKKYISATIPDEIEDDRDNIKNGDKVILIVEDDINFAKSLLTFTRKKGYKGVVSVRGDYALNFTLLYKPVGVLLDIELPIKSGWEVLEELKNHVGTKHIPVHIMSSHKLKQESLLKGAVDFLDKPVAFDKIPDVFLRIEHIINKEAQKVLIIEDNPKHAKALAFFLETYNINSEIKSEVSAGLQALNKTEVDCVILDMGIPDKHAYEILDGVKKSPGLENLPVIVFTGKSLSLKEEVKIKKYADSIIVKTAHSYQRMLDEVSLFLHLVEDKKDAKDKKESYKKLNLLNNILHEKKVLIVDDDVRNIYSLTKALEVFKMNVITAFDGKEAIKILSEHPDTDVVLLDMMMPNMDGYETAEKIRSMPKFLNLPVIAVTAKAMTGDREKCIKAGASDYITKPVDIDQLLSLLRVWLYDKI encoded by the coding sequence ATGAAGAGTAATTTTAAAAGGAATTTACTAATAAGCTCGCTGGTTTCATTACTGGTTTTGATGATCAGTTCGACAGCTTCATTTTTTAGCATCAAAAGCTTATTAAACAGTAATTTTTGGGTAAACCATACTCAGGAAGTAATTTATAATCTGAACGAAGGATCGGCGATCATTACGGAGGCGCAAACAAGTATGCGTGGTTATTTGATAACCGGAGACGAGCAGTTTGTAGAAAGATACAATGATGCTGAAGTAAAATCAAGCGCATATTTTGAAAAAGTAACAGAACTTACTGTCGATAATCCGTCGCAACAAAACGAACTAAAAGAATTAAGACAACTTCGTGCTAATTTTTTTAAGTATCTGAATAATCAAATCGTAAAAAAGCGATTAGGCAAGGACAACGTTGTATTTGATCTCAATGAAGGACGTAATATGATGAATGATTTGCGTGCGAATATTAGAAGAATTGAAAGCACAGAACAAAGCCTTCTAAAAGAAAGAAACGAAAACTCTGAACGTTACGGGACTTATAGTATCATTTTGATTGTTGTCGCTTTTATAATCGCATTTTTGATTTCGATTGTCTTTTTGATTCGCATTCTAAAAGATTTCAATGAGCGCGCTTTACTTCAGAACGAATTGCAGAAAAAAGACCGTGAAACCCAGGAGAGAATTGATGTAATCAGTACAATTGCGAGTAATATTTCTAGTGGAAATTATGACATTCGCGTAGACGATACTAAATCTGATGCTTTGGGCAGTGTTGGTGAATCGTTGAATAATATGGGAGTTTCGCTAAAAAGCTCTTTCGATTTATTGTCTCAAAAAGAATGGCTTCAAACCGGAATCGCTAATCTTAATAATGTAATGCTTGGCGATAAAACCATGCAGAAATTATCAAAAGACGTTATCGAATTTGTGTGTCAATATACCAATAGCAGCGCTGGAGTTTTGTATATTCTGGAAGATAATGAACTTTTTGTTTCAGGTGGATACAGTTATATTCCGAGTAAAAACAGAGAACGCATTCAAAAAGGCGAAGGATTAATTGGTCAGGCGATTACTTCCGGAAAAATATTAGAATTAAAAACTTTGTCTCCGGATGATATTCAGATAAATTATGCTTTAGGACAAATAAAACCAACACATATTGTAGCAGTTCCATTGTTTGATAACAGAATTGAAGGTGCAATAGAATTGGCAAGTATTTATGGTTTTTCAGACTTGCATTTAGAGTTTTTAAAAACGGTTTCGAATAATATCGGAATTGCAATTAAATCAACTCAAAATAGAAAAAGAGTGATGGAATTGTTAGAAGAAACCAAATCTCAATCAGAAGAACTTCAGGTACAACACAGCGAATTGGAAGCTATTAACGCTGAATTGGAAGCGCAAACGGAGAAACTTCAGGCTTCTGAAGAAGAACTTAGAGTGCAACAGGAAGAATTAGAACAAACGAATGAGGAATTATCGGAGAGAAGTGTTTTATTGGAAGAAAAAAACAATGAAATCCAGAAAAAATCAGAAGCGTTAGAACTTACGACACGCTATAAATCGGAGTTTTTGGCGAATATGTCGCATGAATTAAGAACACCTTTGAATTCGATTTTACTTTTAAGCCGTTTACTTTCTGAGAATAATAACAAAAGTATGGTTGATGAGGAAATTGAATTTGCAAAAGTAATTCAGAGTTCCGGAAACAGTTTATTGGGCTTGATTGATGAAATTTTGGATTTATCTAAAATTGAAGCAGGAAAAATGGAGCTTGAATTCCTGGATGTTTCGACAAAAGAAATCACAGATGCTTTATGGAATTTGTTTAATCAAGTGGCAAAAGAGAAGGGAATTACGTTTGAAATTATTTCTAAAGATGCGCCAATTGTCATTAAAACAGACAAAATGCGTTTGGAGCAAATTTTGAAAAACCTGATTTCGAACGCCATTAAATTCACAGAAAAAGGAACTGTAAGTTTAGAAATAAAAATTAATACAGACGATGATAAAATCATTTGTTTTATTGTAAAAGATACCGGAATTGGAATTCCGTTAGACAAACAACCTTTGGTTTTCGAGGCTTTTCAACAAGCTGATGGTTCTACAAAACGTAAATATGGCGGAACTGGTTTAGGATTATCAATTAGTAGAGAATTGGCAAAACTGCTTCGAGGCGAAATCATTTTGCATAGTAAAGTCAAAGAAGGAAGTACGTTTACTTTATGTCTTCCGGTTTACGGAACGGCGATTTCTAAATTGAATATCGATAAAATCCCTCCAACTGAATTTGCTGAAGTAGAAACAGAAGAAAAAACGGAGACCAAAAAGAAATATATAAGCGCAACAATTCCTGATGAAATCGAAGATGACAGAGATAACATTAAAAATGGTGATAAAGTCATTTTGATAGTTGAGGATGATATCAATTTTGCGAAATCACTTTTGACTTTCACCAGAAAAAAAGGATATAAAGGTGTTGTTTCCGTGCGAGGCGATTATGCTTTGAATTTTACATTGCTTTACAAACCTGTTGGTGTTTTATTAGATATTGAATTGCCAATAAAAAGTGGTTGGGAAGTGCTCGAAGAATTAAAAAATCATGTTGGAACGAAGCATATTCCGGTTCATATTATGTCTTCGCATAAATTAAAACAGGAAAGTTTGCTAAAAGGTGCTGTAGATTTCTTAGACAAACCGGTTGCATTTGATAAAATTCCGGATGTGTTTTTGCGAATCGAACATATTATAAATAAAGAAGCTCAGAAGGTTTTAATCATCGAAGACAATCCAAAACATGCAAAAGCATTGGCTTTTTTCTTAGAAACCTATAATATCAATTCAGAGATAAAAAGCGAAGTTTCTGCAGGTTTGCAAGCTTTAAATAAAACTGAAGTTGATTGCGTAATTCTTGATATGGGAATTCCGGACAAACACGCTTATGAGATTTTGGATGGCGTTAAGAAAAGTCCTGGTTTGGAGAATCTTCCGGTAATTGTATTTACAGGAAAAAGTCTGTCATTGAAAGAAGAGGTTAAAATTAAGAAATATGCGGATTCTATTATCGTAAAAACAGCACATTCGTACCAAAGAATGCTTGATGAGGTTTCGCTTTTTCTTCATTTAGTAGAAGATAAAAAAGACGCAAAAGACAAAAAGGAAAGTTATAAAAAGCTAAATTTACTAAACAATATTCTACATGAGAAAAAAGTTCTGATTGTAGATGATGATGTTCGTAACATTTATTCGTTGACAAAAGCTCTCGAAGTTTTTAAAATGAATGTAATCACTGCTTTTGATGGTAAAGAGGCGATTAAAATTCTAAGTGAACATCCTGATACTGATGTTGTTTTGCTTGATATGATGATGCCAAATATGGACGGCTACGAAACGGCAGAAAAAATACGCAGTATGCCTAAATTCCTAAACTTACCTGTAATTGCGGTTACGGCAAAAGCAATGACGGGGGACCGTGAAAAATGTATCAAAGCGGGAGCTTCAGATTATATTACGAAACCGGTTGATATTGATCAGTTGTTGTCGTTGTTGAGAGTTTGGCTTTATGATAAGATTTAG
- a CDS encoding response regulator — translation MVLIVDDIKANIIALKKTLELHNIDVDTAESGEEALKKILKTNYCLIIMDVQMPGLDGFEVVKILSGNQRTKDIPVIFLSALNIEKKYIFKGYETGAVEYITKPVDSDLLILKVKTFLKIYEQQNELKAMKDLLSKEIKIRKEAQDNLEIKIAERTKELVLKNEELEMKNHELQQFSWVVSHDLNEPIRKIQIFIKIIKELYLADDAKAVDYVDRTIKSAERMQTLITDLLAYSRLSSQVKPEVTDLNVVLQEVLSDFDYLIERKNATIKTSELPTIDSIPSQLRQVFQNLIGNALKFSTNSEHPLIEITSELIANKSFDSPTSPEGKFCRIIVKDNGIGFDEIYLDRIFIIFQSLNDRQSYEGTGIGLAIAKKIIEKHNGLITAKSQIGKGASFIIILPLKYE, via the coding sequence ATGGTATTAATAGTAGATGATATAAAGGCAAATATAATTGCTTTAAAAAAAACATTAGAACTGCATAATATCGATGTAGATACAGCCGAGTCCGGAGAGGAAGCTCTGAAGAAAATTCTCAAGACTAATTATTGCCTCATCATAATGGATGTCCAAATGCCGGGACTTGATGGTTTTGAGGTTGTAAAAATTCTTTCGGGAAACCAAAGAACAAAAGATATTCCTGTTATTTTTCTTTCGGCACTAAATATCGAGAAAAAATACATCTTTAAAGGATATGAAACCGGTGCAGTCGAGTATATTACCAAACCGGTTGATAGTGATTTACTGATTTTAAAAGTAAAAACATTCCTCAAAATTTACGAGCAGCAAAACGAGCTAAAAGCTATGAAAGACCTGCTTTCTAAAGAAATCAAAATTAGAAAAGAAGCTCAGGATAATCTCGAAATCAAAATTGCAGAAAGAACCAAAGAACTGGTTTTGAAAAACGAAGAATTAGAGATGAAGAATCATGAACTACAACAATTTTCCTGGGTAGTTTCGCACGATTTGAATGAACCAATCCGAAAAATTCAAATCTTTATAAAAATAATCAAAGAACTTTATCTCGCCGATGATGCAAAAGCGGTTGATTATGTAGATCGAACAATTAAATCTGCTGAGAGAATGCAGACTTTAATCACAGATCTTCTGGCATATTCGAGATTATCATCGCAGGTAAAACCTGAAGTTACAGACCTAAATGTGGTTCTACAGGAAGTACTTTCGGATTTTGATTATCTAATCGAACGAAAAAACGCTACGATAAAAACCAGCGAATTGCCCACAATAGACAGTATTCCGAGTCAGTTGAGACAGGTTTTCCAGAATTTAATTGGAAATGCCTTGAAATTCTCCACAAATTCTGAACATCCCTTGATCGAAATTACTTCTGAATTGATTGCAAACAAATCATTTGACAGTCCAACTTCCCCGGAAGGGAAATTTTGCCGAATCATAGTAAAAGATAACGGAATTGGTTTTGATGAAATTTATCTGGATCGAATATTTATCATTTTTCAGAGTTTAAACGACCGCCAATCTTATGAAGGAACGGGAATTGGTCTGGCTATTGCCAAAAAAATAATCGAAAAACACAACGGATTAATCACAGCAAAAAGTCAAATAGGCAAGGGCGCAAGCTTTATTATAATATTGCCTTTGAAATATGAGTAA
- a CDS encoding SDR family oxidoreductase: MKKIKTFPEQKQELPGHEYKMNPEPEIIRENYIGSGKLLGKVAFITGGDSGIGRSIAVHFAREGANIAIVYLKEDKDALKTKELIEKEGQQCLLISGDLKEEKFCKSAVKKCHTFFKKINILVNNAAVQFPQNEIEKITAAQLHKTFETNIYPYFYITKAALPFLKEGDTIINTSSVTAYRGNEHLADYASTKGAIVSFTRSLSTMLAKRQIRVNGVAPGPIWTPLIVATFDKLSDFGKNNPMERAGQPSEVAPAYVFLACEDSSYITGQFIHINGGELVGG; this comes from the coding sequence ATGAAAAAGATAAAAACATTCCCCGAACAAAAACAAGAACTTCCGGGTCACGAATATAAAATGAATCCCGAACCTGAAATTATTAGAGAAAACTATATTGGAAGTGGAAAACTCTTAGGAAAAGTTGCTTTTATAACCGGCGGCGACAGCGGAATTGGCCGAAGTATTGCCGTACATTTTGCAAGAGAAGGCGCCAATATTGCGATTGTTTATCTAAAGGAAGATAAAGATGCCTTGAAAACAAAGGAATTAATAGAAAAAGAAGGTCAGCAATGCTTATTAATAAGCGGTGATTTAAAAGAGGAAAAATTCTGTAAAAGTGCGGTCAAAAAATGCCATACTTTCTTTAAAAAAATAAATATTCTGGTGAATAACGCTGCAGTACAATTTCCGCAAAACGAAATAGAAAAAATAACCGCCGCACAACTACATAAAACGTTCGAAACCAATATTTATCCGTATTTCTATATTACGAAAGCAGCATTGCCTTTTCTTAAAGAAGGCGACACGATTATCAATACAAGTTCAGTTACAGCATATCGTGGCAACGAACATCTAGCCGACTACGCAAGCACAAAAGGCGCAATTGTAAGTTTTACAAGATCATTATCGACTATGCTGGCAAAAAGGCAAATACGCGTAAATGGTGTTGCCCCGGGACCAATTTGGACTCCTTTGATTGTAGCCACTTTCGACAAATTATCTGATTTTGGAAAAAACAATCCAATGGAAAGAGCCGGGCAACCCTCAGAAGTTGCGCCCGCTTATGTATTTCTGGCTTGCGAAGACAGCAGTTATATTACCGGACAGTTTATACACATAAATGGCGGAGAATTGGTAGGTGGGTAA
- a CDS encoding integrase core domain-containing protein: MRNNSQDSTLERNYLEKYRFLIKEYEQVKNKTHPLYKKALDFYAANNTCRKSFLKYYNRFKQSGKSIDLLPQKRGPKYKTRRPLPFIEQKVIELREKGNNKYEIVSILRPKLGKHTPSYSGVYNILKRNKINRLTPKIKKNHQKIIKERMGQLGHIDCHYLSKSIIKGENKNRYLVCVIDDYSRIAWAELVSDITSLTVMFAALKCLNILSDHYEIKFEEILSDNGAEFGPKTSKVKNNHPFERMLMELGIVHRYTKPYRPQTNGKVERFWRTLEDDLLRDTDFDSHEELKEELLQYLYYYNHERPHQGIDGKKPIEMINPLPK, encoded by the coding sequence ATGAGAAATAATAGTCAGGATTCCACTTTAGAGCGGAACTATTTAGAGAAGTATCGTTTTTTAATAAAAGAATATGAACAGGTAAAAAATAAAACTCATCCTTTGTATAAAAAAGCACTGGATTTTTATGCAGCAAATAATACGTGCCGAAAGAGTTTTTTAAAGTATTATAATCGCTTTAAACAAAGTGGGAAATCCATTGATTTATTACCCCAAAAAAGAGGGCCTAAATATAAAACCAGACGTCCTTTGCCTTTTATAGAGCAAAAAGTAATTGAATTACGAGAAAAAGGAAACAACAAATATGAAATTGTTAGTATCTTAAGACCCAAATTAGGAAAGCATACACCATCATATTCTGGAGTTTATAATATTTTAAAACGCAATAAAATAAATAGATTAACTCCGAAGATTAAAAAGAATCATCAAAAAATAATCAAGGAAAGAATGGGACAACTTGGTCATATTGATTGTCATTATTTGAGCAAAAGTATAATTAAAGGGGAAAATAAAAATCGCTATTTAGTTTGTGTAATAGATGATTACAGTCGAATTGCCTGGGCTGAATTAGTTTCTGATATCACCAGTTTAACAGTTATGTTTGCGGCATTGAAATGTTTAAACATCCTAAGTGATCATTATGAAATAAAATTTGAAGAGATATTATCTGATAATGGAGCTGAATTTGGACCTAAAACAAGCAAAGTAAAAAACAATCATCCTTTTGAGAGAATGCTAATGGAACTAGGAATTGTGCACAGGTATACAAAACCATACAGACCACAAACCAATGGTAAAGTTGAACGCTTTTGGAGAACTCTGGAAGATGATTTATTGAGAGATACAGATTTTGATTCTCATGAAGAATTAAAAGAAGAATTATTGCAATATCTATATTATTATAATCATGAAAGACCACATCAAGGTATTGATGGAAAGAAACCAATCGAAATGATAAATCCGTTACCGAAATAA
- a CDS encoding SemiSWEET transporter, which produces MNFIDIIGLFAGTCVTISVIPQILKVWKTKKVKEISLKTFGILTFGILIWIIYGFLKNDLPIIITNSVSLFLNLVMIYFIVYYEKE; this is translated from the coding sequence ATGAACTTCATAGATATCATCGGTCTTTTTGCAGGAACTTGCGTAACTATTTCTGTAATTCCTCAGATTTTGAAAGTCTGGAAAACCAAGAAAGTCAAAGAGATTTCACTCAAAACTTTCGGAATTCTGACTTTCGGGATTTTGATATGGATTATTTATGGCTTCTTAAAAAATGATTTACCCATAATAATCACTAATAGTGTTTCTCTATTTCTGAATCTGGTTATGATTTATTTTATTGTTTATTATGAAAAGGAATAG